One stretch of Pararhizobium qamdonense DNA includes these proteins:
- a CDS encoding phytoene/squalene synthase family protein, which produces MPENTTPVAPPVYDFSLAALRDSDRDRYLACLLSPPDKRGPLSALYAFHAEIARVRDLVREPLPGEIRLQWWRDVLEDPTGTSGEGNPLAEALMDCIKAHNLPVNVLTDMIDARIFDLYDDPMESRASLEGYAGETASALIQLASLILDPAHAQNSASAAGHAGVAQTIAGLLLLLPLHRRRGQVYFPAELLAATGLDRDSFLTGSNEQSVTSAIRAFAGLGREHLAKARAAAGSISHMNRSAFTALALAEPVFDRAEKAGAKLFDQSIVPPQWRRQWWMWEAARSGRW; this is translated from the coding sequence ATGCCGGAAAATACCACGCCTGTTGCGCCGCCCGTTTACGATTTCAGCCTGGCCGCGCTGCGTGACAGCGACCGCGACCGTTATCTCGCTTGCCTGCTCTCGCCGCCGGATAAACGCGGACCGCTTTCGGCGCTCTATGCGTTTCACGCAGAGATTGCCCGCGTGCGCGACCTCGTGCGGGAACCCTTGCCCGGCGAAATCCGGCTGCAATGGTGGCGCGACGTGCTTGAGGATCCAACTGGCACAAGCGGCGAGGGCAATCCGCTCGCCGAGGCGCTCATGGACTGCATCAAGGCTCACAATCTGCCGGTCAATGTCCTCACCGACATGATCGATGCCCGCATCTTCGATCTCTATGACGATCCGATGGAAAGCCGCGCCTCGCTCGAAGGCTATGCGGGGGAAACGGCCTCAGCGCTCATTCAACTGGCCAGCCTGATTCTTGATCCGGCACATGCGCAGAATTCTGCTTCAGCGGCAGGGCACGCCGGCGTTGCCCAGACAATTGCCGGTCTGCTTCTGCTCCTGCCGCTGCATCGCCGCCGTGGTCAGGTCTATTTTCCGGCGGAGCTTCTGGCCGCGACCGGGCTGGACCGCGACAGTTTCCTGACGGGCAGCAACGAACAGTCGGTAACCTCCGCAATCCGCGCCTTTGCCGGTCTCGGCCGCGAACACCTGGCAAAGGCCAGGGCAGCAGCCGGTTCCATTTCGCACATGAACCGCTCTGCGTTCACCGCATTGGCGCTGGCAGAGCCGGTCTTCGATCGTGCCGAAAAGGCTGGCGCAAAGCTCTTTGATCAGTCGATCGTGCCGCCACAGTGGCGCCGCCAATGGTGGATGTGGGAAGCGGCCCGAAGCGGCAGATGGTAG
- a CDS encoding Mth938-like domain-containing protein has protein sequence MRKPIEIRQAHFPGRAPIDSYGNGGFRFAEMSHRGSLLMLPSGIYGWDMVEGDPLTPENFQRVFEEAADIEVILVGTGKDIRPLPAALKMKFKEYGISSDPMSTGAAIRTYNIMLAEGRAVAAALTVL, from the coding sequence ATGCGCAAGCCCATCGAAATCCGCCAGGCTCATTTTCCGGGCCGGGCGCCGATCGACAGCTATGGCAATGGTGGCTTCCGTTTTGCCGAAATGTCCCATCGCGGTTCGCTGCTGATGCTGCCTTCGGGCATTTACGGCTGGGACATGGTGGAAGGCGATCCCTTGACGCCGGAGAATTTTCAGCGAGTTTTCGAGGAAGCGGCCGATATCGAGGTTATTCTGGTGGGGACCGGCAAGGATATCCGGCCATTGCCCGCCGCCTTGAAGATGAAGTTCAAGGAATACGGGATTTCATCCGATCCGATGAGCACGGGCGCCGCCATCCGCACCTATAATATCATGCTTGCCGAAGGCCGCGCCGTCGCCGCCGCTCTCACTGTCCTTTGA
- the secDF gene encoding protein translocase subunit SecDF, with the protein MPYFSRWKTIIVWLVVLFSILVAVPNAVPTATLASLPDWLPKKQMMLGLDLQGGSQITLKIERDDVVKARLEAVINDVGTRLRAAGIGYSGLSGTGQAIQLRLRDPAQADAARAALKPLTDLVKAAGLTKSDFNEVTITTSPDGTLSIAITDEGINHRIAATADSAIAVLHSRLTELGSLQPKIRRQGGDRIIVQIPGRYDPEQVKFILGQAGALSFRSIDMSMPVQDAVNGQPPVNSEILYSADDPPIGYLLRRQPIIDNNDITDARSAVNAQSGNPVVNLRLGPDGTTRLAQATADSSGTTIAIVLDGAVIATPLVRKAITDGTIQLAADMSTEGADDLALLLRAGALPTPLTVVEERSIGAGRGADSIHSIMTAGAIGAVLVIAFMVGFYGLFGAVASLAVTLNVVMIIAVLTATGLPLTLPGIAGIVLTIGMAVDSNVLIYERIREEVRQGRSVRDALQYGFSRAFAAIVDANITTLIAAIILLFLGTGSVRGFAVTLAIGIVTTLFTAFTLTRVMLEIWVDRRRPTALPDGIRTGIFDGAAFRFMAIRNYVFSLTAILSVISMLLFGALGINLGIDFSGGSVIELKAREGNADIEDIRGRLYELNIGDVTVRPFGSPQDVVVRVHSRDGGENAEQTSVIMIRGELEDQYEFRRVEVVGPSVSADLTTAATIGVLVSLLAILIYIWVRFKWQFAAGAIVATLHDVLLTIGLFVVTGMEFNLTSIAALLTIVGYSLNDTVVVYDRVRENLRRYPRMPLPILIDTSINQTLSRTVLTGATTMLALAALCIFGGEAIQAFAFVMLFGVAVGTFSSIYVAGPVLILFKLGQGTPGDAEKAGGIGVQTARGVQ; encoded by the coding sequence ATGCCGTATTTTTCCCGCTGGAAAACCATCATCGTCTGGCTCGTCGTGCTGTTCAGCATTCTGGTGGCTGTGCCCAACGCGGTACCGACCGCGACGCTGGCCAGCCTGCCGGACTGGCTTCCCAAGAAGCAGATGATGCTCGGCCTCGATCTTCAGGGCGGATCGCAGATCACGCTGAAGATCGAACGGGACGATGTCGTCAAGGCGCGGCTCGAAGCGGTGATCAACGATGTCGGCACGCGCCTTCGCGCTGCCGGCATCGGCTATTCCGGGCTTTCGGGAACGGGCCAGGCAATCCAGCTTCGCCTTCGCGACCCTGCCCAGGCTGACGCGGCGCGCGCGGCACTCAAGCCTTTGACCGATCTGGTCAAGGCTGCCGGCTTGACCAAGTCCGACTTCAACGAAGTCACCATCACCACGTCGCCGGACGGAACGCTCTCGATTGCCATCACTGACGAGGGCATCAACCACAGGATCGCAGCAACGGCCGATAGCGCGATCGCGGTTCTGCACAGCCGTTTGACGGAACTCGGCTCCCTGCAGCCGAAAATCCGCAGGCAGGGTGGCGACCGGATCATCGTCCAGATCCCCGGGCGCTATGATCCAGAGCAGGTCAAATTCATTCTCGGCCAGGCGGGGGCTCTGTCCTTTCGCAGCATCGATATGTCGATGCCGGTGCAGGACGCGGTCAACGGCCAGCCGCCGGTCAATTCTGAAATTCTCTATTCGGCCGATGACCCGCCGATCGGCTATCTGTTGCGCCGTCAGCCCATCATCGACAACAATGACATCACCGACGCCCGGTCGGCCGTCAATGCCCAGTCGGGAAATCCCGTCGTCAACCTGCGGCTTGGGCCGGATGGCACGACGCGGCTTGCGCAGGCGACGGCCGATAGTTCCGGCACGACGATTGCGATCGTTCTCGATGGCGCGGTCATTGCGACGCCCCTGGTGCGCAAGGCGATTACGGACGGTACGATCCAGCTTGCTGCGGATATGAGCACGGAAGGCGCTGACGATCTGGCGCTTCTGTTGCGCGCCGGCGCCTTGCCGACGCCGCTGACCGTTGTCGAGGAACGGTCCATCGGGGCTGGACGCGGCGCTGATTCGATCCACTCGATCATGACAGCCGGCGCCATCGGCGCCGTCCTCGTCATTGCCTTCATGGTTGGTTTCTACGGATTGTTCGGCGCGGTTGCGAGCCTTGCAGTCACGCTCAACGTCGTGATGATCATTGCGGTTCTGACCGCAACCGGTCTGCCCTTGACACTGCCAGGCATTGCCGGGATCGTGTTGACCATCGGCATGGCGGTTGATTCGAACGTGCTTATCTATGAGCGTATCCGCGAGGAGGTCCGCCAGGGCCGCTCGGTGCGGGACGCTCTGCAATATGGTTTCTCGCGCGCCTTTGCGGCCATCGTCGATGCCAATATCACCACCCTGATCGCCGCCATCATCCTGCTGTTTCTCGGAACCGGCTCAGTCCGCGGCTTCGCCGTCACGCTTGCCATCGGTATCGTCACCACGCTGTTCACCGCCTTTACGCTGACGCGTGTGATGCTCGAAATCTGGGTTGATCGCCGCCGCCCGACGGCCCTGCCGGATGGGATCCGCACCGGCATATTCGATGGTGCCGCCTTCCGCTTCATGGCGATTCGCAACTACGTCTTTTCGCTGACGGCAATTTTGTCCGTCATCAGCATGCTGCTGTTCGGCGCGCTCGGCATCAATCTCGGCATCGATTTTTCCGGCGGCTCGGTGATCGAGCTGAAGGCGCGCGAGGGCAATGCCGATATCGAGGATATTCGCGGCCGCCTCTATGAACTGAATATCGGCGATGTCACGGTCAGGCCGTTCGGTTCGCCGCAGGACGTGGTCGTACGGGTGCATTCGCGCGACGGCGGCGAAAATGCCGAGCAGACATCGGTGATCATGATCCGCGGCGAGCTTGAGGATCAATACGAGTTCCGCCGCGTCGAAGTTGTCGGGCCGTCGGTATCGGCCGATCTCACCACCGCTGCCACCATCGGCGTGCTGGTGTCGCTTCTGGCGATCCTGATCTACATCTGGGTGCGGTTCAAATGGCAGTTCGCTGCGGGCGCCATCGTCGCCACGCTGCACGATGTGCTGTTGACCATCGGCCTGTTCGTCGTGACCGGCATGGAGTTCAATCTGACGAGCATCGCCGCGCTTTTGACCATTGTCGGCTATTCGCTCAACGATACCGTCGTCGTCTACGACCGTGTCCGCGAGAATCTGAGGCGATATCCGCGCATGCCGCTGCCGATCCTGATCGATACGTCGATCAACCAGACCCTGTCGCGCACCGTGCTCACAGGCGCCACGACGATGCTGGCGCTGGCAGCGTTGTGCATCTTCGGCGGTGAGGCGATCCAGGCCTTTGCATTCGTCATGCTGTTCGGCGTCGCTGTCGGCACCTTCTCGTCGATCTATGTGGCGGGCCCGGTCCTCATTCTTTTCAAGCTCGGGCAGGGCACGCCCGGTGACGCCGAAAAAGCCGGCGGGATCGGCGTGCAGACGGCCAGGGGAGTGCAGTAA
- the yajC gene encoding preprotein translocase subunit YajC: MFITEAFAQTAPGASAGGADILMSILPFLLIFVVMYFLIIRPQRANMKRREELLKNIRRGDQIVTGGGILGKVTKVVDDSELEVEIADGVKIRVVRSGVSEVRVKGEPVKE, translated from the coding sequence ATGTTCATTACCGAGGCATTCGCCCAGACGGCACCCGGCGCAAGCGCCGGCGGCGCTGATATTCTCATGTCGATCCTGCCGTTCCTGCTGATCTTCGTCGTGATGTACTTCCTGATCATCCGTCCGCAGCGCGCCAATATGAAGCGCCGCGAAGAACTGCTGAAGAACATCCGCCGTGGCGACCAGATCGTGACCGGTGGCGGAATTCTCGGCAAGGTGACGAAGGTCGTCGATGACAGTGAACTTGAAGTCGAAATTGCTGACGGCGTGAAGATTCGTGTGGTACGCAGTGGTGTATCCGAAGTCCGTGTGAAGGGCGAACCTGTCAAGGAATAA